From a region of the Methanobrevibacter sp. TMH8 genome:
- a CDS encoding carbon-nitrogen hydrolase family protein, producing the protein MTNFKIALCQMNVVDDKDENIQKAVEMIGNSKKANVDIAILPEMFNCPYENEKFVEYAEYKDDSYTLKPIANIAKSKNIHVLAGSIPEKELNKRTGTENIYNTSFLFDNNGEILGYHRKMHLFDIDVKDKIYFKESDTLSSGNNITVIDTKSKIGKIGIGICYDIRFPELSRLMSLRGADILIFPGAFNLTTGPAHWELLFRTRALDNQVFTVGVSPALDKEASYNAYGHSIIANPWGEIIASGSYNEELIIHKINLEEITKVREELPLIKNRRTDIYTLK; encoded by the coding sequence ATGACAAATTTTAAAATAGCTTTATGTCAAATGAATGTTGTGGATGATAAAGATGAAAACATCCAAAAAGCTGTAGAAATGATAGGAAATTCTAAAAAGGCAAATGTGGATATAGCTATTTTACCAGAGATGTTTAATTGTCCATATGAAAATGAAAAATTTGTTGAATATGCTGAATATAAAGACGATAGTTATACTCTTAAACCAATAGCTAATATAGCTAAATCTAAGAATATTCATGTTTTAGCTGGTTCTATCCCTGAAAAAGAATTAAATAAACGTACAGGTACTGAAAATATTTATAACACTAGTTTTTTATTTGACAATAATGGTGAAATTCTTGGATACCATAGAAAGATGCACTTATTTGATATAGATGTAAAAGATAAAATTTATTTTAAAGAATCAGATACATTAAGTTCTGGAAATAATATTACCGTTATTGACACAAAATCAAAAATTGGGAAAATTGGAATTGGTATTTGTTATGACATTCGTTTTCCAGAGTTATCTAGACTTATGAGTCTTAGAGGAGCAGATATATTAATATTCCCTGGAGCATTTAATTTAACCACTGGTCCTGCCCATTGGGAGCTACTTTTTAGAACTCGTGCTCTTGATAATCAAGTATTTACTGTTGGTGTTTCACCAGCACTTGATAAAGAAGCTAGTTATAATGCATATGGGCATTCAATTATAGCTAACCCTTGGGGAGAAATTATAGCTAGTGGATCTTACAATGAAGAACTAATTATACATAAAATTAATTTAGAAGAAATAACTAAAGTAAGAGAAGAATTACCTCTTATTAAGAATAGAAGAACTGATATATATACTTTAAAATAA
- a CDS encoding pyridoxamine 5'-phosphate oxidase family protein, with translation MRKKDREITDISEIIKIMNKCDICRIGIFDEEYPYIIPLNFGYNYKDGQLFLYFHSAIEGKKLDLIKRNNKIAFEMDCSKELKSGDIPCKYSMNYESICGNGIIEILNNKDKIKGLKYLMKNYSNKNYSDTDFEEKILKITTVLELKVDKIIGKSLKK, from the coding sequence ATGAGAAAAAAAGATAGAGAGATAACAGACATATCAGAAATAATCAAAATAATGAATAAATGTGATATTTGTAGAATTGGAATATTCGATGAGGAATATCCTTATATAATTCCTTTAAATTTTGGATATAACTACAAAGATGGACAATTATTCCTTTATTTCCATTCCGCAATTGAAGGGAAAAAATTAGATTTAATTAAAAGAAATAATAAAATAGCTTTTGAAATGGATTGTTCTAAAGAGCTTAAATCTGGTGATATTCCATGTAAATACTCCATGAATTACGAAAGTATTTGTGGAAATGGTATAATTGAAATTCTAAATAATAAGGATAAAATAAAAGGATTAAAATATCTAATGAAAAATTATTCTAATAAAAATTATTCAGATACTGATTTTGAAGAAAAAATCTTAAAAATAACCACTGTTTTAGAATTAAAAGTTGATAAAATCATTGGAAAATCTTTAAAAAAATAA